From a region of the Arachis ipaensis cultivar K30076 chromosome B09, Araip1.1, whole genome shotgun sequence genome:
- the LOC107617868 gene encoding uncharacterized protein LOC107617868 isoform X2: MLLHSSVPFTPNSKTNGTHFHFSNFSSFKPPKCSLSAVSESPHFELSTHSNKKSFPAEVSRTIMELATVGTLSALTNEGHEGSSSPLAIGVRFAVDPREGTPFFFSFLSSNPFFPPCSVSLVRGHVSWRNLY; the protein is encoded by the exons ATGCTTCTTCATAGCTCCGTTCCCTTCACACCAAATTCGAAGACCAATGGAACCCACTTCCATTTCAGCAACTTCTCTTCCTTTAAGCCTCCAAAATGCTCCCTTTCCGCGGTTTCAGAATCACCCCATTTCGAATTGAGCACTCACAGCAACAAGAAGTCCTTCCCCGCAGAGGTTTCTAGAACCATCATGGAGCTTGCCACTGTGGGAACCCTCTCTGCTTTGACCAATGAGGGTCATGAGGGTTCTTCTTCCCCTTTGGCCATTGGCGTCAGGTTCGCTGTTGACCCTCGTGAAGGCACccctttcttcttttcctttctctCCTCAAACCCCTTCTTCCCTCCATGTTCAG TTAGCTTAGTTAGAGGACATGTTAGTTGGAGGAATTTGTATTGA
- the LOC107617868 gene encoding uncharacterized protein LOC107617868 isoform X1, which produces MLLHSSVPFTPNSKTNGTHFHFSNFSSFKPPKCSLSAVSESPHFELSTHSNKKSFPAEVSRTIMELATVGTLSALTNEGHEGSSSPLAIGVRFAVDPREGTPFFFSFLSSNPFFPPCSVEPIWVVHSSVYTSRHPHHRPYKLVQYIPPNACICFSSRPHHKLSN; this is translated from the exons ATGCTTCTTCATAGCTCCGTTCCCTTCACACCAAATTCGAAGACCAATGGAACCCACTTCCATTTCAGCAACTTCTCTTCCTTTAAGCCTCCAAAATGCTCCCTTTCCGCGGTTTCAGAATCACCCCATTTCGAATTGAGCACTCACAGCAACAAGAAGTCCTTCCCCGCAGAGGTTTCTAGAACCATCATGGAGCTTGCCACTGTGGGAACCCTCTCTGCTTTGACCAATGAGGGTCATGAGGGTTCTTCTTCCCCTTTGGCCATTGGCGTCAGGTTCGCTGTTGACCCTCGTGAAGGCACccctttcttcttttcctttctctCCTCAAACCCCTTCTTCCCTCCATGTTCAG TTGAACCAATCTGGGTTGTGCACTCCTCAGTGTACACTTCAAGGCACCCTCACCATAGGCCTTATAAATTGGTACAATACATTCCACCAAATGCTTGCATATGTTTTTCCTCAAGGCCTCATCACAAATTGTCCAACTAG